AATATGCCCTTAGTAAGCATGACTGGTTTTGGCAGCAGTGAAATAGAGCGTCCGTCGGGGTTCTATAAAGTAGAGATAAAAAGTGTCAATAATCGATATTTAAGTATACAGTACCGTGCGCCTCGGATGTTTAATGCCCTTGAAGCACGTGTGCGAAAACGGCTTTCCGATGTGTTAATTCGTGGTTCAGTTCATGTTTCTATACACCACGAGCTTCCCGATTCAGAAAAACAGGTGTCGCATGACTCTTATCTTGCTGGTAAGTATGTTACTGCCCTTCAGCAGATGGCTCAGGAGCATGGTATTGATGACCATATTGGCCTTGATACCCTTTCTCCCTTTTATAAGGAGATTATTACTCATGAGTCTCCCACCTTTGATGAGCAGCAGTTATGGGAGGATCTTTCCGCAGCGGTAGAGGCAGCCCTTGTTCCTCTTGTGGAGCAGCGGAGACGGGAGGGGGCTTTTATTCAAGATGAGTTTCTTCAGATCATAACTACCCTTGTAGAGGGAGTTGAGCAGATTTTTGAGGTGGCACCGCAACGCTTAGAGCGATATCGTGAAAAACTTGCCACGGTATTTCGTGAGTATCAAAATGATTCCTGCGAGGAGACTCGTTTTTATACTGAGGTTGCTCTCATGGCGGAGAAGTTTGATATCACTGAAGAAATTACCAGACTGAGGGCCCATGTGGAGGCATTAAAATCTCTTATTGATCGTGACGAAAGTGGAAAGAAAATTAACTTCATGTTGCAGGAATTGGGGCGTGAAATTAACACAATAGGCTCCAAGGCAAACGACATAACCATATCGGAGCATGTGGTTGAGCTAAAAGAGCAGGTTGAGAAAATACGTGAACAGGCGTTAAATATACTATAAGGAGAGTCTTTATGGCTAATGATGCACGATTAGAAATGAATCTTGATAAATTTGAAAAAGAGCGAGGTATCAGCCGATACAAGGCGGTTGTCATGGCAGCAAAGGAAGCACGTTTTTTGCGGGAGCAGCAAGCTCTTGGTATTGATGATCTCGGTGGAGAAAAACCAGAAACGGTTGCCATCCGCCGGCTCTATGAGGGTAAGGTTGTTGAGGTAGAGAAGAGCGAAGAGTACCAGGAGTAGTTTCTATGAATACGTCGGGGGAGATCAGGAATATTCTGATTGGTGTTTCCGGTGGTATTGCTGCATATAAAATACCCATATTAGTACGGCTGTTGCGTAAGAATGGCTATGCAGTGAAGGTTGTTCTTTCGCCCATGGGGGCACGGTTAGTTTCGGCAGAAACGCTCCGCACTCTTTCTGGCAATACCGTGTATACGGAAGTCACCAGCTCCGAGTATGATATGGGACATATTTCCCTTCAGGAATGGGCCGACTTGTTTCTCGTAGCGCCTGCAACTGCCAATACTTTGGGAAAATTTAGATGTGCCTTGGCTGATTCCCTTCTAACCACTCTCGGTATTTCCCTGACAGTACCCCTGCTATTTGCTCCTGCCATGAATGACGCCATGTGGGCGAATGAAGGGGTGCAGGAGAATATTCACGCTATTTCACAGCGGCATAACTGCTGTATTCTCCCCATAGCAGAGGGGGAGTTGGCATGTGGTGTTCGTGGTGCTGGGCGAATGGTTGAACCAGAAGATCTCTATGCGTATATTGATATGGCAACATCATCCTACATTCCAGTACTAGCGGGAAAGCGTATCCTCATTACTTCCGGACCAACGTGTGAACCCCTCGACCCTGTACGGGTACTCTCAAATAGATCAAGCGGAAAAATGGGCACAGCCCTTGCACGGGCAGCGTTATATTTAGGTGCTCGGGACGTCGTGTTTATTCATGGCCCGCAACGGGAACAGCTTCCCGCGGGATGTTGCTGTGTGTCAGTGACAACAGCGCAACAGATGCATAAGGCGGTGCAAGCTCATATGTCGTCATGTGATATGGGTATTATGGCCGCTGCCGTCGGTGATTTCTCCTGTGCAGGAGATGTTCCTTCAGAGAAGATTCGTCGAGAGGCCTCCGGTGACTCCCAGGGGAAATATACCCTTGCCTTAGAAAAAAATGAAGATATTGCAGCATGGTTTGGTCGTCATAAGTCATCACACCAGCTTCTGATTACCTTTTCTCTTGAAACGGAAGGGTTGGAGCGTGCTGCGGAGAAGATGCGGCGAAAAAATGCCGATTTTACGGTGTATAATACGGTATCTGAAGGATTAGAGGGAGATACCACGGAAATACGGCTTCTGTCACGTGCCAGTGACGCTGTGGTTTTGCACATGCACGATGTCTCGAAAAATGATGCAGCACGGGGAATTTTAGAGGCGGTTGTTTCAGTCTAATAGCTTATTTGCTGCTCGTGCGTATTCGTTCTTCAATAGAGGTAAGGGTTGTCTTGAACTGTGTGTCGGTCTCACGGAGTTTCTCTATTTTTTTACAGGCATAAATAACTGTTGAGTAATCTCTTCCGCCAAATTCAAGGCCAATACTTCGCAGAGCTTGTTTTGTCATTTTTCTTGATAAATACATGGCTATACTACGGGGAAAGGAAATTGATTTTTTCCGTGTATGTGCTCGGAGCTGATTGGGGCTGATATCGAAATAGGCAGAGACGGTGTTTTGTATTTTTTCGATACTTACATTCTCTTTACGTTCACGGCGATAGTCATCCAGAAGAACTTGTACCGTCTCAAGATCCAATTCGCGATTGCAGAATATGGACGAGGCAAGTACCTTCGTGAGCACCCCTTCCAAGGCACGGATGTTTGTTGTAATCTGTGATGCCATGTACTCTAATACATCATCTGAGAGCTGAATGTTATCAGTTTTTGCTTTTTGCTTCAAGATGGAAAGCCGAGTTTTGAGAGAAGGGGGCTTGATATCAACAACAAGACCATTTTTGAATCGGTTTACTAAATTTTCCTGCATGTGAGGAATCTCACTGGGAAGCCGGTCTGAGGTGAGGATGATCTGTTTGTTGAGATTAATGAGTTTGCTAAAAATTGAGTAGAAGCACTCTTGAGTTTTTATTTTATTGCTCAAGAAATGAATATCGTCAATGAGTAATACATCCACATGGTGGAATTCGCGATAAAAGGCATTGAGATCGCGTCGTTTATAAATGAAATCAAGAAATCGTTGTAGAAAGTCGTGAGCGGTAATGTAGTAGATGTTTTCGGCTGTCCCCTCATGTTTGCAAAAATGGCCGATTGCCTGAAGAAGGTGGGTTTTCCCTAAGCCACTTTTCCCATAGATGGTAAAGGGGTTAAAGGATGTCATTCCCGGTGCTTCAGACACAGATAAGGCTGCATGGTATGCCATTTGATTGCTTTTTCCTACGACAAAGGTGTCAAAGGTGTAGTCGGGGTAGAACAGGTTTCCGTTAATGATTCGACTTTCAGGTTCCCTTTGAGACGCGCTCTCCTCTTCGGCAGATATATCGACCTGTTCAGTGATTTTTTCACGTTCAACTACCTCAAAAGCAACGGCCTTCACCGCATTGGCTGTTTTCTTCCTCAGCAATGTTAAGATCATGGAGCCGTAATGTTCTTCAACAATATCTTGAACAAACTGATTGTGTATAGAAACAACGGCTGTTTCCTCATGAATACGGAGGAGCTCGGTATTGCCAAAGTAGGCTTCGTATTGGACAGGATCTTTCAAGAGGTTTCTGACATCGTGCAGCACTTCTTCCCATAAACGGGAATGGTGTCTTTGTGTCGATTTTTCGATAGATCTCAGAGCCAAGGTATGCCTGCTTTCATGGGAGCATTATGTATTGCAAACTTGATGAATATAATAAAAATCATCTCTAATTCAAAGGACAATTTTATCAGAGATACATAAAAACATGTAACCCCCTTATACAGCAGTTTTTAACAAGTATAAATCGCATGTCTTTGTCGTCTTTATGTATAGAAAAGTACATGATTTTATTCATCTTATATCGAAGTGGTATGGGTCTACTTCTCCTGTAACATCTCATTGTATCTTCAATGTATATTCTTTCTTGCATTATTTTATTTCGTAAATAATTTTACGTGCATGCTAACAAAAGACAGGAGTCCCTATGAAGACATTTCTGAATTGTAAAATGATCTGTGTTGTGTTGTTCCTTCTCAGCGGGGCCTTTGGAAGGTCCTATGACTCATGGGCTCTTGGGCCGAGTCTTGGTTTTTATGTTCCTGAAGGAAGTTGGGGACGCTATTTTTCTAATAATAACCCAGCCGTGGGAGCAGGTTTCAACGGGGATATCCGTTTTTCCCTGGGGTCAGCCGGTGAGATTGCCTACGCGCCGACCATCGATTTTTGGTTGCGTCATGACAGTTGGAAGCGCAGTTCTCCGGGGTATGTGGGGTCTCGGGAAGTTGAGCTTACTGATTTTGCAATTCATCTCAACCTTTTTTCAGCCAAGTATTTTCCTCCGATCTCCGATGTGGTAAAGCCCTACGCGGGGTTGAGTCTTTTAACCATTCCTATTTACTACCATTCTGAAACGGTGAAGTTTTTCCGTGGAAATAGTTATTATACTAATTATGGGGGAGAGTATACGAATGGTGGAACAACCGATGTTGGCTTGGGTGCAGATATTTTTGCCGGATGTGAGTTTCGGATTTCACCACGCCTATCTCCGTATATTGAAGTACGGTACTCTGGTTCAAACAATAATGCCCCTGATGTGTTTAAGCTTCGCCTCGGGCTTGCTTTTGAACAGGACTGAGTTCTGTGAAAAAGAAGTATTACTCCATTGGTGAAACCGCCAATCATTTTGGGGTAGAGCAGTATGTATTACGTTTCTGGGAGAAAGAGTTTTCCTGTTTGTGTCCAAAAAAAAGTGCCGGTGGGAGTCGTCGGTATCAGCAGCGAGATTTTGATATTATTGAAAAGATACTCTATCTCCTCTACGAGGAGTTATATACCATAGAGGGTGCGAAACGTAAGCTGACGCGGCTTCTCTCTATTCCCCTTGATGATTATAAAAAGACAGAGAAGATGCTCTGTGATCCTGTATTCGTGCAGGAGCTTCAGCATCTTCTCAACATGCTATAGCAAGGTCTTACTGCAGTAGATTCATAATGTGATCACTGCTGATCTCTCGAAACAGAGAGAAGGCTTGCGTACTACTCTCGGAAAGAAGCTGTTCTTGGGTTAACTGAGCAATTCCCCGTGCCATATCTTGGTCTCGAATCGCAGATTCCGCAGCTGTGGTATTTGTTTCTGCAGTTTGGATGGTTGATATGGCTGTGCTGAATCGATTTATGGTCGACCCTATTTCGCTTCTCTGGTCTGATACTTGCTCCAGGGCAGCATCAATTGACTGCAGTGCTTCCTGTGCA
The Chitinivibrio alkaliphilus ACht1 DNA segment above includes these coding regions:
- a CDS encoding MerR family transcriptional regulator; amino-acid sequence: MKKKYYSIGETANHFGVEQYVLRFWEKEFSCLCPKKSAGGSRRYQQRDFDIIEKILYLLYEELYTIEGAKRKLTRLLSIPLDDYKKTEKMLCDPVFVQELQHLLNML
- the dnaA gene encoding chromosomal replication initiator protein DnaA, which encodes MALRSIEKSTQRHHSRLWEEVLHDVRNLLKDPVQYEAYFGNTELLRIHEETAVVSIHNQFVQDIVEEHYGSMILTLLRKKTANAVKAVAFEVVEREKITEQVDISAEEESASQREPESRIINGNLFYPDYTFDTFVVGKSNQMAYHAALSVSEAPGMTSFNPFTIYGKSGLGKTHLLQAIGHFCKHEGTAENIYYITAHDFLQRFLDFIYKRRDLNAFYREFHHVDVLLIDDIHFLSNKIKTQECFYSIFSKLINLNKQIILTSDRLPSEIPHMQENLVNRFKNGLVVDIKPPSLKTRLSILKQKAKTDNIQLSDDVLEYMASQITTNIRALEGVLTKVLASSIFCNRELDLETVQVLLDDYRRERKENVSIEKIQNTVSAYFDISPNQLRAHTRKKSISFPRSIAMYLSRKMTKQALRSIGLEFGGRDYSTVIYACKKIEKLRETDTQFKTTLTSIEERIRTSSK
- a CDS encoding YicC/YloC family endoribonuclease, with the protein product MPLVSMTGFGSSEIERPSGFYKVEIKSVNNRYLSIQYRAPRMFNALEARVRKRLSDVLIRGSVHVSIHHELPDSEKQVSHDSYLAGKYVTALQQMAQEHGIDDHIGLDTLSPFYKEIITHESPTFDEQQLWEDLSAAVEAALVPLVEQRRREGAFIQDEFLQIITTLVEGVEQIFEVAPQRLERYREKLATVFREYQNDSCEETRFYTEVALMAEKFDITEEITRLRAHVEALKSLIDRDESGKKINFMLQELGREINTIGSKANDITISEHVVELKEQVEKIREQALNIL
- a CDS encoding DNA-directed RNA polymerase subunit omega is translated as MANDARLEMNLDKFEKERGISRYKAVVMAAKEARFLREQQALGIDDLGGEKPETVAIRRLYEGKVVEVEKSEEYQE
- the coaBC gene encoding bifunctional phosphopantothenoylcysteine decarboxylase/phosphopantothenate--cysteine ligase CoaBC → MNTSGEIRNILIGVSGGIAAYKIPILVRLLRKNGYAVKVVLSPMGARLVSAETLRTLSGNTVYTEVTSSEYDMGHISLQEWADLFLVAPATANTLGKFRCALADSLLTTLGISLTVPLLFAPAMNDAMWANEGVQENIHAISQRHNCCILPIAEGELACGVRGAGRMVEPEDLYAYIDMATSSYIPVLAGKRILITSGPTCEPLDPVRVLSNRSSGKMGTALARAALYLGARDVVFIHGPQREQLPAGCCCVSVTTAQQMHKAVQAHMSSCDMGIMAAAVGDFSCAGDVPSEKIRREASGDSQGKYTLALEKNEDIAAWFGRHKSSHQLLITFSLETEGLERAAEKMRRKNADFTVYNTVSEGLEGDTTEIRLLSRASDAVVLHMHDVSKNDAARGILEAVVSV